From a region of the Halolamina sp. CBA1230 genome:
- a CDS encoding Rieske 2Fe-2S domain-containing protein, with product MSEERIVDVAAVPAESTLLFTVEDRESGEEREAVLVNTDDGVRAWFNYCQHWRDVNLDTGGGSVIRDGELVCKRHGATFECDSGECTFGPCEGAVLDELAVRTTAGGVFVDDDGYEFVRFGEAESDDDADIHRSTESRIGF from the coding sequence ATGAGTGAGGAGCGCATCGTCGACGTCGCCGCCGTCCCGGCGGAGAGCACGCTACTGTTCACCGTCGAGGACCGCGAGAGCGGCGAGGAACGCGAGGCCGTGCTGGTCAACACCGACGACGGGGTGAGAGCGTGGTTCAACTACTGCCAGCACTGGCGGGACGTGAACCTCGACACCGGCGGCGGCAGCGTGATCCGCGACGGCGAACTGGTCTGCAAGCGTCACGGCGCGACGTTCGAGTGTGACAGCGGCGAGTGCACGTTCGGCCCCTGTGAGGGCGCGGTGCTCGACGAACTCGCGGTCCGCACCACCGCCGGCGGCGTGTTCGTCGACGACGACGGCTACGAGTTCGTCCGCTTCGGCGAAGCCGAGAGCGACGACGACGCCGACATCCACCGATCCACGGAATCCCGGATCGGGTTCTGA
- a CDS encoding GtrA family protein, with the protein MRGVPDELLVPGRFGQFVSVGAVGAVFDLTTSSVLTAGMGVAPEIAKLVGAEVAILVMFVVNERWTFAGHGDDGGWAILRRLLKSNLVRSGGVAVQVGVVAALTRLPIVLEAFGVDLWELATFPIAIGCSLLLNYVLESLFTWRVTTD; encoded by the coding sequence GTGAGAGGAGTCCCGGACGAACTGCTAGTGCCGGGGCGGTTCGGCCAGTTCGTCTCGGTCGGCGCCGTCGGCGCCGTCTTCGACCTCACGACCAGTTCGGTGCTGACCGCCGGGATGGGCGTCGCGCCGGAGATCGCGAAGCTGGTCGGCGCCGAGGTGGCGATCCTCGTGATGTTCGTGGTCAACGAGCGTTGGACGTTCGCCGGTCACGGCGACGACGGCGGCTGGGCGATCCTCCGCCGGCTGCTGAAGTCGAACCTCGTGCGCAGCGGCGGCGTCGCCGTGCAGGTCGGCGTGGTGGCGGCGCTCACGCGCCTGCCGATCGTCCTGGAGGCGTTCGGCGTCGACCTCTGGGAACTGGCGACGTTCCCCATCGCGATCGGCTGTTCGCTCCTGTTGAACTACGTGCTGGAGAGCCTGTTCACCTGGCGGGTGACGACCGACTGA
- a CDS encoding glycosyltransferase: MSRSVGVVVPAYRPDVDRLSRYVRALDERLAPAELRIELDDPAPGDEEALADLPATVYVADRRRGKGAAVTEGFDALDTDVLAFADADGSTPAESIADVIDPVASGEFDLAAGSRRHPEATVQSHQKTLRRFLGDAFAWLARQLLDPDLYDYQCGAKAVSANFWSRLRRHLTESGFAWDIELLAIAGALGGRIAEVPVIWEDQPESTVDPVSDTLSMFTGLLTARHRAKAVRGDRLHELLAARADRPLLIERGGR, from the coding sequence ATGTCTCGCTCCGTCGGCGTGGTGGTCCCCGCCTACCGACCCGACGTGGACCGCCTCTCGCGCTACGTGCGCGCGCTCGACGAGCGGCTCGCCCCCGCGGAACTCCGGATCGAACTCGACGACCCCGCTCCCGGCGACGAGGAAGCCCTCGCCGACCTCCCGGCGACGGTGTACGTCGCCGACCGCCGCCGGGGGAAGGGTGCCGCGGTCACGGAGGGGTTCGACGCGCTCGACACCGACGTACTCGCCTTTGCCGACGCCGACGGCTCGACGCCCGCCGAGTCGATCGCCGACGTGATCGACCCCGTCGCGTCGGGGGAGTTCGACCTCGCCGCGGGGTCGCGGCGCCACCCCGAGGCGACCGTGCAGTCCCACCAGAAGACGCTGCGGCGCTTCCTCGGCGACGCGTTCGCGTGGCTGGCCCGACAGCTGCTCGATCCGGACCTGTACGACTACCAGTGTGGTGCGAAAGCCGTCTCGGCGAACTTCTGGTCGCGACTGCGGCGCCACCTCACCGAGTCGGGGTTCGCGTGGGACATCGAACTCCTCGCCATCGCGGGCGCGCTGGGGGGCCGAATCGCCGAGGTCCCGGTGATCTGGGAGGACCAGCCCGAGTCGACGGTCGACCCCGTGAGCGACACGCTCTCGATGTTCACCGGGCTGCTGACCGCGCGCCACCGCGCGAAGGCGGTCCGGGGCGATCGACTGCACGAACTGCTCGCGGCGCGGGCCGACCGACCGCTCCTGATCGAGCGAGGTGGACGGTGA
- a CDS encoding DNA polymerase domain-containing protein — MSESEQWGLDEFESPDGGRPDEEAAVVAGDAGQSVSEVVDAADLKFPDSEGVVRMKVSQVDYTIEGSGAEEYPVVHVFGRTADNEPEHVRVLGVEPYFYVPTENVEDRALTEEYDAILDTRTEDPSGERFESIRGEPLTKVIGRTPRDVGQMRDDFEEHYEADILFPNRFLIDKDVSAGLQVPERRLEDDRIQVRYDDEELVAVDAPTEADLRVNTFDIEVDDRSGFPEDGEEPIVCLTSHDSYDDEYVVWLFDAPDAEVDAPEVLDEYEQIADSGDVEVRVFDEEPAMLDAFVEYIEKTNPDVLTGWNFEDFDMPYVLDRLEMVDPSTEYDLDIDRLSRVNEVWRSDWGGPDVKGRVVFDLLYGYKQIVIKELESFRLDAIGERELDVGKEHYSGDIGDLWEQDPEQLLEYNLRDVELCVEIDRKQSVIAFWDEVRSFVGCKLEDAPTAGDAVDMYVLHKAHGEFGLPSKGQQEAAEEFEGGAVFEPISGVKENVTVLDLKSLYPMSMATINSSPETKVDPEEYDGETYRAPDGTHFRKEPDGIMREMIDELLSEREEKKELRDQHQPGTPEYERYDRQQGGVKVIMNCFTPDTDVLTPEGVRNIRDLDVGDEVYSLNPDTEEMEVKPVEDTHAYPDYEGELVDIETSKIDFSVTPNHRMLVRKNETNGITEDGYSFVEAGDLDRATNYELPHDWSTEHGEDLDEVDLVDYLEGDYEVWVRPEVHGHTFAAELGYYPDTVLKNDVGEEGYVFDAETYEEHREYIESVCERSFVHRESGRKWIPRTYDGDDFIDLLAWYVTEGNVYTSEEKQFGEMLRGSATTVQIAQQPAVTDGGDDDHAAIGDLLDRMGFDYYADESGYQFTSRLLGETLERLCGGDSFEKRVPEFVFDLSERQKRRFLDTLVAGDGDRQPNSWRYTTSSERLRDDVLRLCTHLGLTTNYGKNGGSWRIYVDEGSKNTLRMHRSGSTSTADDGVYCVTVADNHSLLAGRNGTFQFVGQSLYGVSGWDRFRLYDTEGAAAVTATGREVIEFTETATEEIGHEVAYGDTDSVMISLEDDMSKDDAIEQSFGIEEHINERYDDFAREELNAHTHRFEIEFEKLYRRFFQAGKKKRYAGHIVWKEGKDVDDIDITGFEYQRSDIAPVTKRVQKEVIDMIVRGGDLDDVKEYLHEEIKTFEEGNADLDEVGIPGGIGKRLDAYDTDTAQVRGAKYANLLLGTNFQRGSKPKRLYLKKVHPEFWQRMENEQGFDPQTDPLYREFKRDPDVICFEYAEEVPEEFEVDWPKMLDKTLKGPIERIIEALGLSWDEVKSGQEQTGLGQWG; from the coding sequence ATGAGTGAGAGCGAGCAGTGGGGGCTCGACGAGTTCGAGTCCCCCGACGGGGGCCGCCCGGACGAGGAAGCGGCCGTCGTCGCCGGCGACGCCGGACAGTCCGTCAGCGAGGTGGTCGACGCCGCCGATCTGAAGTTCCCAGACAGCGAGGGCGTCGTCCGGATGAAGGTCTCGCAAGTGGACTACACGATCGAGGGGTCCGGGGCCGAGGAGTACCCCGTGGTCCACGTGTTCGGCCGGACCGCCGACAACGAACCCGAGCACGTCCGCGTGCTCGGCGTCGAGCCGTACTTCTACGTTCCCACCGAGAACGTCGAGGACCGCGCGCTGACCGAGGAGTACGACGCGATCCTCGACACCCGAACCGAGGACCCCAGCGGCGAGCGCTTCGAGTCGATCCGTGGCGAGCCGCTGACGAAGGTGATCGGCCGCACGCCCCGTGACGTGGGGCAGATGCGTGACGACTTCGAGGAGCACTACGAGGCGGACATCCTGTTCCCCAACCGCTTCCTGATCGACAAGGACGTGAGCGCCGGCCTGCAGGTGCCCGAGCGACGGCTGGAGGACGACCGGATCCAGGTGCGCTACGACGACGAGGAGTTGGTCGCCGTCGACGCGCCGACGGAGGCCGACCTCCGCGTGAACACGTTCGACATCGAGGTCGACGACCGCTCGGGGTTCCCGGAGGACGGCGAGGAGCCGATCGTCTGTCTCACCTCCCACGACTCCTACGACGACGAGTACGTCGTCTGGCTGTTCGACGCGCCCGACGCCGAGGTGGACGCGCCGGAGGTGCTCGACGAGTACGAACAGATCGCCGACTCGGGGGACGTGGAGGTGCGCGTGTTCGACGAGGAGCCGGCGATGCTCGACGCGTTCGTCGAGTACATCGAGAAGACGAACCCCGACGTGCTCACGGGCTGGAACTTCGAGGATTTCGACATGCCGTACGTGCTCGACCGCCTGGAGATGGTCGACCCCAGCACGGAGTACGACCTCGACATCGACCGGCTCTCCCGGGTGAACGAGGTGTGGCGCTCGGACTGGGGCGGCCCGGACGTGAAGGGTCGCGTGGTGTTCGACCTGCTGTACGGCTACAAGCAGATCGTCATCAAGGAACTCGAGTCGTTCCGCCTCGACGCCATCGGCGAGCGCGAACTCGACGTGGGGAAGGAGCACTACTCCGGCGACATCGGCGACCTCTGGGAGCAGGACCCCGAACAGCTGCTGGAGTACAACCTCCGGGACGTGGAGCTCTGTGTCGAGATCGACCGCAAGCAGTCCGTGATCGCGTTCTGGGACGAGGTGCGCTCGTTCGTCGGCTGTAAGCTCGAGGACGCCCCCACTGCCGGCGACGCGGTGGACATGTACGTCCTGCACAAGGCCCACGGCGAGTTCGGCCTGCCGTCGAAGGGCCAGCAGGAGGCCGCCGAGGAGTTCGAAGGTGGTGCTGTCTTTGAACCTATATCGGGAGTAAAGGAAAATGTTACAGTTTTAGACCTGAAAAGTTTGTATCCAATGTCGATGGCGACGATAAATTCGTCGCCAGAGACGAAGGTCGACCCCGAGGAGTACGACGGCGAAACGTACCGCGCGCCGGATGGCACCCACTTCCGGAAGGAGCCGGACGGGATCATGCGCGAGATGATCGACGAACTCCTCAGCGAGCGAGAGGAGAAGAAGGAGCTCCGCGACCAGCACCAGCCCGGCACACCCGAGTACGAGCGCTACGACCGGCAGCAGGGCGGGGTGAAGGTGATCATGAACTGCTTCACGCCTGACACCGACGTACTCACACCCGAGGGTGTGCGGAACATCCGTGACCTCGACGTCGGCGACGAAGTGTACTCGCTGAACCCCGACACCGAGGAGATGGAGGTCAAACCCGTCGAGGACACCCACGCCTACCCCGACTACGAGGGGGAGCTAGTCGACATCGAGACCAGCAAGATCGACTTCAGCGTCACACCCAACCACCGGATGCTCGTCCGGAAGAACGAGACCAACGGGATCACCGAGGACGGCTACAGCTTCGTCGAAGCCGGCGACCTCGACCGGGCGACCAACTACGAACTCCCCCACGACTGGTCGACGGAGCACGGCGAGGACCTCGACGAGGTCGACCTCGTCGATTATCTCGAAGGAGATTACGAGGTCTGGGTCCGCCCGGAGGTCCACGGCCACACGTTCGCCGCGGAACTGGGCTACTACCCCGACACGGTCCTGAAAAACGACGTCGGCGAGGAGGGGTACGTGTTCGACGCCGAGACGTACGAGGAACACCGTGAGTACATCGAGTCGGTCTGCGAGCGGAGCTTCGTCCACCGCGAGTCCGGCCGGAAGTGGATCCCGCGGACGTACGACGGCGACGACTTCATCGACCTGCTGGCGTGGTACGTCACCGAAGGGAACGTGTACACCTCCGAGGAGAAGCAGTTCGGGGAGATGCTTCGTGGTTCGGCGACGACCGTTCAGATCGCCCAGCAGCCCGCCGTCACCGACGGCGGCGACGACGACCACGCCGCGATCGGCGACCTGCTCGACCGGATGGGGTTCGACTACTACGCCGACGAGAGCGGCTACCAGTTCACCTCCCGCTTGCTCGGCGAAACACTCGAACGGCTCTGTGGCGGCGACAGCTTCGAGAAACGGGTTCCGGAGTTCGTCTTCGATCTGAGCGAGCGCCAGAAGCGACGGTTCCTCGACACGCTCGTGGCGGGCGACGGCGACCGCCAGCCGAACTCGTGGCGCTACACGACTTCGAGCGAACGGCTCCGCGACGACGTGCTCCGACTCTGTACCCACCTCGGCCTGACCACGAACTACGGGAAGAACGGCGGTTCGTGGCGGATCTACGTCGACGAAGGGTCGAAGAACACGCTCCGGATGCACCGTAGCGGCTCGACCAGCACCGCCGACGACGGCGTCTACTGCGTCACGGTCGCGGACAACCACAGCCTGCTCGCCGGCCGGAACGGGACGTTCCAGTTCGTCGGCCAGTCGCTGTACGGCGTCTCGGGCTGGGATCGCTTCCGCCTCTACGACACCGAGGGTGCCGCTGCCGTGACGGCGACGGGGCGGGAGGTTATCGAGTTCACCGAAACCGCCACCGAGGAGATCGGACACGAGGTTGCATACGGGGATACCGACAGCGTGATGATAAGTCTTGAAGACGACATGTCCAAGGACGACGCCATCGAGCAGTCCTTCGGCATCGAGGAGCACATCAACGAGCGCTACGACGACTTCGCCCGCGAGGAACTCAACGCTCACACCCACCGCTTCGAGATCGAGTTCGAGAAGCTCTACCGGCGGTTCTTCCAGGCGGGCAAGAAGAAACGCTACGCCGGCCACATCGTCTGGAAGGAGGGGAAGGACGTCGACGACATCGACATCACCGGGTTCGAGTACCAGCGCTCGGACATCGCGCCGGTCACGAAGCGCGTCCAGAAGGAGGTCATCGACATGATCGTCCGCGGCGGTGACCTCGACGACGTGAAGGAGTACCTCCACGAGGAGATCAAGACGTTCGAGGAGGGCAACGCCGACCTGGACGAGGTCGGCATCCCCGGCGGCATCGGGAAGCGCCTCGACGCGTACGACACCGACACCGCGCAGGTCCGGGGAGCGAAGTACGCGAACCTCCTGCTGGGCACCAACTTCCAGCGCGGCTCCAAACCCAAGCGGCTCTACCTGAAGAAGGTCCACCCCGAGTTCTGGCAGCGCATGGAGAACGAGCAGGGGTTCGACCCGCAGACGGACCCGCTCTACCGGGAGTTCAAGCGCGACCCCGACGTGATCTGCTTCGAGTACGCCGAGGAGGTGCCCGAAGAGTTCGAGGTCGACTGGCCGAAGATGCTCGACAAGACGCTGAAGGGGCCCATCGAGCGCATCATCGAGGCGCTCGGCCTGTCGTGGGACGAAGTGAAGTCCGGGCAGGAGCAGACCGGCCTCGGGCAGTGGGGCTGA
- the rad50 gene encoding DNA double-strand break repair ATPase Rad50: MKFDRLRLRNFKPYADTDLQFTDGVTVIHGLNGSGKSSLLEACFFALYGSQALDGTLDDAVTTGAEETDVELWFTHAGEEYKITRELRRSGGSVSTRTCVLEGADTTVEGARDVREFVGEELLRMDSEAFRNCAYIRQGEVNRLINASPRERREMIDDLLQLGKLEEYRERARDARLGVEDVLGDKRGGLNKLEEQIEAKEAKELHERLNELESELAELDSEIERFEGNREEARETRDEAQSIVDEAEEQESELEELNEEIEELEASIRETENEREELLDEITEIRERIDEREAELDELADAAGVDAATEEAVAQAREELDDSEADLREQREDARDRVSDLENEVESLESEAERLRERAGEKRDRADELESEADDAEDDLEDVRTKLDEVAEERESIAARFADAPVEMGEAEEHREQLREELDEVQEAIEETVGDLASARDRVEEAEELLEQGNCPECGQPVEDSPHVDALEADRERVEELSAELGELNGRKADLKEEIETAEELVDAESRAESLDERREMLEERTDGLESEVESDRAEAEELREEAEELEAEAKETETEAEEMESEAEAARERVAELEEELDALDEHRDRLDAVEEALAAIEGDEDEIDRLRERRESKAELAAERRDRLDDLRERRDELREQFDRDRVEQARKKRESAEEYLEKVENKLDSLAEQRDELTGEIGSVENEIEELEALREDREELAETVADLESLHEETEELERTYGDLRAELRQRNVESLERMLNETFDLAYGNDAYSHIELDGEYELTVYQKDGTPLSPEQLSGGERALFNLSLRCAIYRLLSEGIEGAAPTPPLILDEPTVFLDAGHVSRLVDLVEEMRGFGVRQILIVSHDEELVDAADELVTVEKDTTTNRSTARREDAATLAGAEALLESGDD, from the coding sequence GTGAAGTTCGACCGCCTGCGGCTTCGGAACTTCAAACCGTACGCCGACACCGACCTGCAGTTCACCGACGGCGTCACCGTGATCCACGGGCTGAACGGGTCCGGGAAGTCGTCGCTGCTCGAGGCGTGCTTCTTCGCGCTCTACGGCTCACAGGCGCTGGACGGCACGCTCGACGACGCCGTCACCACTGGCGCCGAGGAGACCGACGTGGAGCTGTGGTTCACCCACGCCGGCGAGGAGTACAAGATCACCCGCGAACTCCGTCGCTCCGGCGGCTCGGTGTCGACGCGGACCTGTGTGCTGGAGGGTGCCGACACCACGGTCGAGGGGGCCCGCGACGTGCGGGAGTTCGTCGGCGAGGAGCTGCTCCGGATGGACAGCGAGGCGTTCCGCAACTGCGCGTACATCCGGCAGGGCGAGGTGAACCGCCTCATCAACGCCTCGCCGCGGGAGCGCCGGGAGATGATCGACGACCTGCTCCAGCTCGGCAAGCTGGAGGAGTACCGCGAGCGGGCCCGCGACGCCCGACTCGGCGTGGAGGACGTGCTCGGGGACAAACGCGGCGGGCTGAACAAACTCGAGGAGCAGATCGAAGCCAAGGAGGCGAAGGAGCTCCACGAGCGGCTCAACGAGCTCGAGAGCGAACTCGCGGAGCTGGATTCTGAGATCGAACGCTTCGAGGGGAACCGTGAGGAGGCCCGCGAGACCCGCGACGAAGCCCAGTCGATCGTCGACGAGGCCGAGGAACAGGAGAGCGAACTCGAAGAGCTGAACGAGGAGATCGAGGAGTTGGAGGCGTCGATCCGCGAGACCGAGAACGAACGCGAGGAACTGCTGGACGAGATCACCGAGATCCGCGAACGGATCGACGAACGCGAGGCCGAACTCGACGAACTCGCCGACGCCGCCGGGGTCGACGCCGCGACGGAGGAAGCCGTCGCTCAGGCCCGCGAGGAACTCGACGACAGCGAAGCCGACCTCCGCGAGCAGCGCGAGGACGCCCGCGACCGCGTGAGCGATCTCGAAAACGAGGTCGAGAGCCTCGAGAGCGAGGCAGAGCGACTGCGCGAGCGGGCCGGCGAGAAGCGCGACCGCGCCGACGAACTCGAGAGCGAGGCCGACGACGCCGAGGACGACCTGGAAGACGTCCGCACGAAGCTCGACGAGGTCGCCGAGGAGCGCGAGTCGATCGCGGCGCGGTTCGCCGACGCGCCCGTCGAGATGGGCGAAGCCGAGGAACACCGCGAACAGCTCCGCGAGGAGCTCGACGAGGTACAGGAAGCGATCGAGGAGACCGTCGGGGATCTCGCCTCCGCCCGCGACCGCGTCGAGGAGGCCGAGGAACTGCTCGAACAGGGTAACTGCCCCGAGTGCGGGCAGCCAGTCGAGGACTCTCCCCACGTCGACGCGCTCGAGGCGGACCGCGAGCGCGTCGAGGAGCTCTCGGCCGAACTGGGCGAACTCAACGGCCGGAAAGCCGACCTGAAAGAGGAGATCGAGACGGCGGAGGAGCTGGTCGACGCCGAGAGCCGCGCCGAGTCGCTCGACGAGCGCCGGGAGATGCTCGAGGAGCGCACCGACGGACTGGAGAGCGAGGTCGAGAGCGACCGCGCGGAGGCCGAAGAGCTCCGCGAGGAGGCCGAGGAACTCGAGGCCGAAGCTAAGGAGACCGAAACGGAGGCCGAGGAGATGGAGTCCGAGGCTGAGGCGGCCCGCGAACGCGTGGCCGAACTCGAGGAGGAACTCGACGCACTCGACGAGCACCGCGACCGGCTCGACGCCGTCGAGGAGGCGCTCGCGGCCATCGAGGGCGACGAGGACGAGATCGACCGCCTGCGTGAACGCCGGGAGAGCAAGGCCGAACTCGCCGCGGAGCGCCGGGACCGACTGGACGATCTGCGGGAGCGCCGCGACGAACTCCGCGAACAGTTCGACCGCGACCGCGTCGAGCAGGCCCGGAAAAAGCGGGAGAGCGCCGAGGAGTACCTCGAGAAAGTCGAGAACAAACTCGACTCGTTGGCCGAACAGCGCGACGAACTCACCGGCGAGATCGGCAGCGTCGAGAACGAGATCGAAGAGCTCGAAGCGCTCCGCGAGGACCGTGAGGAGCTGGCGGAGACCGTCGCCGACCTGGAGTCGCTCCACGAGGAGACCGAGGAGTTAGAGCGGACGTACGGCGACCTGCGGGCCGAACTCCGCCAGCGCAACGTCGAGAGCCTCGAACGCATGCTGAACGAGACGTTCGACTTGGCGTACGGCAACGACGCCTACTCCCACATCGAGCTCGACGGCGAGTACGAACTCACCGTCTACCAGAAGGACGGCACGCCGCTCTCCCCGGAGCAGCTCTCCGGAGGCGAGCGCGCGCTGTTCAACCTCTCGCTGCGGTGTGCGATCTACCGCCTGCTCTCGGAGGGGATCGAGGGCGCGGCGCCGACGCCGCCGCTGATCCTCGACGAACCGACGGTGTTCCTCGACGCCGGCCACGTCTCCCGGCTAGTGGATCTTGTCGAGGAGATGCGCGGGTTCGGCGTGCGACAGATCCTGATCGTGAGCCACGACGAGGAGCTGGTCGACGCCGCCGACGAACTCGTGACCGTCGAGAAGGACACGACGACGAACCGCTCGACGGCGCGCCGGGAGGACGCCGCGACGCTCGCGGGCGCGGAAGCACTGCTGGAGAGCGGCGACGATTAG
- the mre11 gene encoding DNA double-strand break repair protein Mre11 produces MTRVIHTGDTHVGYQQYHSPERRADFRRAFDAVVDDAIEEDVDAVVHAGDLFHDRRPELPDLMAVLSALRRLDDADIPFLAVVGNHEATRTGEWLDLFEGTGLATRLDDTPEVVGDTAFYGLDWVPESRRDDLDYEFDSHDADHAALVSHGLFTPFEFGEWDTETVLEESTVAFDAMLLGDNHAPDTAEVSGTWVTYCGSTERASASEEDARGYNLVTFDGEVDIRRRSLDTRPFAFVSVDLAEGEGVERVREQVRQHDLADAVCIVEITGEGEPVTPAAIEEAGEEEGALLVRVTDRREIEEEADIGVSFADPDEAVSERVSEMGLSTAARDVDETIRESKVADSNVREEVKNRVSDLLGDEPEAFEPADGGSDEASVDDSDEPTPDDEPATETDGSPAEQGTMEEYL; encoded by the coding sequence ATGACTCGGGTGATACACACGGGCGACACCCACGTCGGCTACCAGCAGTACCACTCCCCCGAGCGCCGGGCGGATTTCCGCCGGGCGTTCGACGCCGTGGTCGACGACGCCATCGAGGAGGACGTCGACGCGGTGGTCCACGCCGGCGACCTGTTCCACGACCGCCGGCCCGAACTGCCGGACCTGATGGCCGTGCTCTCGGCGCTGCGACGGCTCGACGACGCCGATATCCCGTTCCTCGCCGTGGTGGGCAACCACGAGGCGACTCGAACGGGCGAGTGGCTGGACCTGTTCGAGGGCACCGGGCTCGCGACGCGGCTCGACGACACGCCCGAGGTCGTCGGCGACACCGCGTTCTACGGGCTCGACTGGGTGCCAGAGTCCCGGCGGGACGATCTCGACTACGAGTTCGACTCTCACGACGCCGACCACGCCGCGCTCGTCTCACACGGGCTGTTCACCCCCTTCGAGTTCGGCGAGTGGGACACCGAGACCGTCCTCGAGGAGTCGACCGTGGCGTTCGACGCGATGCTGCTCGGCGACAACCACGCGCCCGACACCGCCGAGGTGTCGGGGACCTGGGTGACGTACTGTGGGTCGACCGAGCGCGCGAGCGCGAGCGAGGAGGACGCCCGCGGCTACAACCTCGTCACGTTCGACGGCGAGGTGGACATCCGCCGGCGCAGTCTCGACACACGACCGTTCGCGTTCGTCTCCGTCGACCTCGCCGAAGGCGAGGGGGTCGAGCGCGTGCGCGAGCAGGTTCGCCAGCACGACCTCGCGGACGCGGTCTGTATCGTCGAGATCACCGGCGAGGGCGAGCCCGTGACTCCCGCCGCGATCGAGGAGGCCGGCGAGGAGGAGGGTGCGCTGCTCGTCCGCGTCACCGACCGCCGGGAGATCGAGGAGGAAGCGGATATCGGCGTCAGCTTCGCCGACCCGGACGAGGCGGTGAGCGAGCGCGTCTCGGAGATGGGGCTCTCGACGGCGGCCCGCGACGTCGACGAGACCATCCGGGAGAGCAAAGTCGCCGACTCGAACGTCCGCGAGGAAGTGAAGAACCGTGTGAGCGACCTCCTCGGCGACGAGCCCGAGGCGTTCGAGCCGGCCGACGGCGGGAGCGACGAAGCCAGCGTCGACGATAGCGACGAACCCACCCCCGACGACGAACCGGCGACGGAAACCGACGGCTCGCCCGCCGAGCAGGGCACCATGGAGGAGTACCTGTGA
- a CDS encoding proteasome-activating nucleotidase, with amino-acid sequence MSDTVDDVELPYEETASQQEKIESLRERLEELEDQNEQMRDSLLDANAENNKYQQKLERLSHENEKLKQSPLFVATVQEITDDGVVIKQHGNNQEALTEVTDEMREDIEPDDRVAVNNSLSVVQKLTRETDVRARVMQIDHSPDVTYGDIGGLKDQMREVRETVELPLQQPDTFDSVGIQPPSGILLHGPPGTGKTMLAKAVANETDASFIKMAGSELVHKFIGEGAKLVRDLFEVARENEPAVIFIDEIDAIASKRTDSKTSGDAEVQRTMMQLLSEMDGFDERGEIRIIAATNRFDMLDEAILRPGRFDRLIEVPKPDAEGRELIFQIHTRDMNVADDVEFGELAEMTDDASGADVKAICTEAGMFAIRDDRTEIEKRDFVEAWEKLQGSETMDTGDSPAFA; translated from the coding sequence ATGAGCGATACGGTTGACGACGTCGAACTCCCCTACGAGGAGACGGCGTCGCAACAGGAGAAGATCGAGTCCCTCCGCGAGCGCCTGGAGGAGCTCGAGGACCAGAACGAACAGATGCGCGACAGCCTGCTGGACGCCAACGCCGAGAACAACAAGTACCAGCAGAAGCTCGAGCGACTCTCCCACGAGAACGAGAAGCTCAAGCAGTCGCCGCTGTTCGTCGCGACGGTCCAGGAGATCACCGACGACGGCGTCGTGATCAAACAGCACGGCAACAACCAGGAGGCGCTGACCGAGGTCACCGACGAGATGCGCGAGGACATCGAGCCCGACGACCGCGTCGCGGTCAACAACTCGCTGTCGGTCGTCCAGAAGCTGACCCGCGAGACCGACGTCCGGGCTCGCGTCATGCAGATCGACCACTCGCCGGACGTGACCTACGGCGACATCGGCGGGCTCAAAGACCAGATGCGCGAAGTGCGCGAGACGGTCGAACTCCCGCTCCAGCAGCCCGACACGTTCGACTCGGTCGGCATCCAGCCCCCGAGCGGGATCCTGCTCCACGGCCCGCCCGGCACCGGGAAGACGATGCTCGCGAAGGCGGTCGCCAACGAGACCGACGCGAGCTTCATCAAGATGGCCGGCTCCGAACTCGTCCACAAGTTCATCGGCGAGGGGGCGAAGCTCGTGCGCGACCTGTTCGAGGTCGCCCGCGAGAACGAGCCCGCGGTGATCTTCATCGACGAGATCGACGCGATCGCCTCGAAACGGACGGACTCGAAGACCTCCGGCGACGCCGAGGTCCAGCGCACGATGATGCAGCTGCTCTCGGAGATGGACGGGTTCGACGAGCGCGGCGAGATCCGCATCATCGCCGCGACCAACCGCTTCGACATGCTCGACGAGGCGATCCTGCGCCCCGGTCGCTTCGACCGCCTCATCGAGGTGCCCAAGCCCGACGCCGAGGGCCGCGAGCTCATCTTCCAGATTCACACCCGCGACATGAACGTCGCCGACGACGTGGAGTTCGGCGAGCTCGCCGAAATGACCGACGACGCCTCCGGCGCCGACGTGAAGGCGATCTGTACGGAGGCCGGGATGTTCGCGATCCGCGACGACCGCACCGAGATCGAGAAGCGGGACTTCGTCGAGGCTTGGGAGAAACTCCAGGGTAGCGAGACGATGGATACGGGCGACTCGCCGGCGTTCGCCTGA